Below is a genomic region from Mycobacteriales bacterium.
CCCAGGGCACGTGGGCCACGCGGTACGCAACCTGCTTTCCAACGCCTACGACGCCACCATCGACCGCCCCGAGGGTGGGCACGTCCTCCTCACGGCCCGCGCGGACGAGCACACGGTCCGTGTCACGGTCACCGACGACGGCCCGGGCATGTCGGCGGAAGCCGGCGCGTCGCTGTTCCAGCCCTTCGCCACGACCAAGGCGCGGGGGGTCGGCCTCGGACTGGCGGTCGCCAGCCGGCTGATCCGCGCCCAGCACGGCGCGCTGACCATCGACACCGATCCCGGCGTCGGTACGACGGTGACCGTCGTGCTCCCGCGCGACCCGGCGGCGGCCGTGCCGGCGCAGCCGGACGGCGGCACCCGGCACCCGGTGGCTTAGGTTCCTGGAACGTGCCCGTCGGATTCGACGTACGCCGTGCCCGCACGGCCGACGTGCCGGCCGTTCGCCGGCTCGTCGACACCTATGCCCGCCAGCGGATCCTGCTCGACAAGCCCACGGTCACGCTCTACGAGGACGTGCAGGAGTTCTGGGTCGCCGATGCGGCCGGCACGATCGCCGGCTGCGGGGCGCTGCACGTGATGTGGGAGGACCTCGCGGAGGTGCGCACCTTGGCGGTCGACGAGGCGTGGCGCGGCCGTGGCGTCGGCCACGCGGTGCTCGACCGGCTGGTCGAGGTGGCCCGCGACCTCGGGGTGCGCCGCGTCTTCTGCCTGACCTTCGAGGTCGACTTCTTCGCCCGGCACGGCTTCGTGCCGATCGACGGCACGCCGGTAGCGGCCGACGTCTACGCCGAGCTGCTGCGCTCCTACGACGAGGGCGTCGCGGAGTTCCTCGACCTCGACCAGGTGAAGCCCAACACCCTCGGCAACACCCGCATGCTGCTGCACCTCGCGCCCGACCCCCAGTGACGCCGGCCGGGCCGGCGGGGGAGGATGCGCGAAACCGAACGCGGCTCGGAACTAGTCGGAGGGCGAGGTCGCAGTGGTCGACGCGGTGAGCGAGGAGCGGGAGGAGCTGCGCCGCACGGTGCGCGCGTTCCTCGACGATAAGTCGCCGGAGTCGGAGGTGCGCCGGCTCATGGCGACCGACGAGGGCTACGACCCGGCAGTCTGGCGGCAGATGGCCGAGCAGCTCGGGCTGCAGGGGCTCGCGATCCCGGAGGAGCTCGGCGGCCACGGCTACTCGTTCCTGGAGCTTGCCGTCGTGCTCGAGGAGATGGGCCGCGCGCTGCTGTGCGCACCGTTCTTCTCGACCGTGGCGCTCGCCGCGACCGCGCTGCTGGCCAGCGGTGACGACGCGGCGCAGAAGGAGCACCTGCCGGCGATCGCGGCCGGTCAGACGATCGCGGCCGTCGCGCTGACCGAGGAAGGCTCCGACTGGACCGAGGCCGGCGTGCAGCTGCGCGCGGTGAAGTCCGGCGCCGGCTACCGCATCGACGGCGAGAAGCTGTACGTGATCGACGGGCACGTCGCCGACCTGATCCTCGTCGCCGCACGCACCGACGCCGGCGTCACGCTGCTCGCGGTGCCCGGTGACGCCGCGGGGCTGACCCGCACGCCGATGGTGACGATGGACGCCACCCGCAAGATGGCCAGGCTCTCCTTCGACGGCACACCCGCGACACTCGTGGGCGCCGACGGCCGGGGCTGGGCGGGACTGCGCCGCACGCTGGACCTCGCCGCCGCGGCGCTGGCGTCGGAGCAGGTCGGCGGCGCGGGTCGCTGCCTGGAGATGGCCGGCGACTATGCCAAGGAGCGGGTGCAGTTCGGCCGCCCGATCGGGTCGTTCCAGGCGGTCAAGCACAAGCTGGCCAACCTGCTGATGGAGGTCGAGCAGGCCCGCTCGGCCGCCTACTACGCAGCGCGTGAGGCCGCCGAGGACGGCGAGGACCTGGCTCTTGCGGCCGCCCTGGCCAAGTCCTACTGCTCCGACGCCTACATGCACGTCGCGGCCGACAACATCCAGATCCACGGCGGCATCGGCTTCACCTGGGAGCACCCGGCGCACCTCTACTTCAAGCGCGCCAAGACCAGCCAGCTGCTGCTGGGCCACCCGAGCTACCACCGCGCGCTGGTCGCCGAGCACGTCGGCATCTGACGGCGCGTCCGGCGACCCGAGACACACTGCACCCGACCACAACACACAGCGGCATCCGAGGAGGACGCGCGATGCGTTGGCACATCGAGGACACCCCCGAGCGAGCGGCGTTCCGCGAGCAGTTCCGCGGCTGGCTGCGCGAGGTGCTCCCGGCCGGCTGGCTGGAGGCCGTCGACGGGGATGACGACGCAGCGTTGGCCCAGGTGCGCACGCAGTGGGACCTCGGCAGCTGGCAGAAGACGATCGGCGGCTCCGGCTACGGCGCCCCGCTGTGGCCGAAGGAGTTCGGCGGCCTGTCGGGCGAGCCGTGGATGCAGCAGATCGTCCGCGAGGAGCTGACGCGCTACCGGCTGCCCTCGGTGAGCATCAACATCCTCGGCGTCGGCCTCGCCGGGCCGACCCTCATCGAGCACGGCAGCGAGGCGCAGAAGGAGCGCTACCTGCCGAAGATCCTCACCGCCGAGGAGATCTGGTGCCAGCTGTTCTCCGAACCGGGCTCCGGATCCGACCTCGCGTCGCTGGCGACCCGGGCGGTGCGTGACGGCGACAACTGGGTTGTCAACGGCCAGAAGGTCTGGACCACCCTCGCGCACGTCTCGAGGTTCGGCATGCTGCTGGCCCGCACCGACCCCGAGGCACCCAAGCACGACGGGCTCACCTACTTCATCGTCGACATGCAGTCACCCGGCGTCGAGGTGCGCCCGCTGACCCAGCTGACCGGGTCGGCGGAGTTCAACGAGGTGTTCTTCACCGACGTCGTGATTCCGGACGCCAACCGCGTCGGCGCGGTCGGTGAGGGTTGGCGCTGTGCGCGCACGACGCTGATGAACGAGCGGGTCGCGCTGTCCGGGATCGCCCTCGACCGGGTGGCGTTCATGGGCGGCACCCGCAAGGACCCGTGGGGGTCGTTCCTCGAGACGGTGCCGCACCGCGAGTCACCGCTCGTGCGGGACCGGCTGGCCCAGCTCTACATCGACAACCAGGTCAAGGAGGTCACGGCGTTCCGCGCCGCGGCCGCCCGCGCCGCCGGTCGCCCGCCGGGGCCCGAGGGCAGCATCGGCAAGGTCTTCAACGCCGAGCTCAACCAGCGGCGCAGCGAGGCCGCGGTCGACGCGGCCGGGATGGCCGGGGTCGCCTGGATGCCCGGCGACCAGCTCGCCGAGTCGCGGGCGCAGGCGTACCTGCGGGCCCGCGCGAACACCATCGAGGGCGGTACGTCGGAGGTGTTGCGCAGCCAGATCGCCGAGCGGCTACTCGGCCTGCCCCGCGAGCCGGAGGCCGACAAGGGCCAACCGTGGAGCCAGATCCGACGGTAGATCGGCGCTCCGGCGTACCTGGAAACGGGAGAAGCCCCGCAGGGCCGCCGATGGCACGCCGAGAACGGAGCGGCGCTACTCGTAGGGCCCCTCTGGGTTGACGTAGTACTCGTAGACGATCCCGGTCACGCCGATCAGCAGGCCGACAGCGCCGACCAGGAACAGCCACCAGCCGTAGACGATGCCGACGCAGATGACCGCGGCCGAGGCGGCGGTGGGCAGCGGCCACCAGCTGTGCGGGCTGAAGAAGCCGACCTCGCCCGCACCCTCGGCGATCTCACTCTCCGGGTTGTCCTCCGGGCGGGGCCCGACGCGGCGCCCGGACAGCAGGATGAAGGAGCCGACCAGCACGCCGAGCGCGGTGCCGAACACCAGCAGCGCCGTACCCGCCGGGTCGTGCGAGGTGAACCAGTAGACCCCGCCCGATCCGCCGAGCAGGATCGCGACGAACGCAAAGATGTAGCTCTCGATCTTCATGTCGCTCTGCCTCCGCCGCCTACTCGCGGATCTCGCGAGCGCCGCCGGCTTCGAGCACACCGGTCACTTGCGGGTAGTGCAGGTCGAAGGCCGGCCGCTCGGAGCGGATCCGTGGCAGCGAGATGAAGTTGTGCCGCGGCGGCGGGCAGCTGGTCGCCCACTCGAGCGAGTTGCCGTAGCCCCACGGGTCGTCGGACAGCGCGCGTTCGTTCTTGCCCAGCCAGGAGCGCACGACGTTCCAGATGAACGGGAACATCGAGATCCCGAGGATGTAGGCACCGATGGTCGACACCGTGGACAGCGTGGTGAACCCGTCGCTCGGCAGGTAGTCGGCGTAGCGCCGCGGCATGCCCTCGACGCCGAGCCAGTGCTGGACGAGGAACGTGGTGTGGAACCCGATGAACGTCGTCCAGAAGTGGATCTTGCCGAGCGTCTCGTTGAGCATGGTCCCCGTGAACTTCGGCCACCAGAAGTAGAAGCCGCCGAACACCGAGAACACGATGGTGCCGAAGAGCACGTAATGGAAGTGCGCCACCACGAAGTAGCTGTCGGTCACGTGGAAGTCGATCGGCGGGCTGGCGAGCATGACGCCGGTGACGCCGCCGAGCAGGAACGTGATCAGGAAGCCGATGGCGAACAGCATCGGCGTCTGTAGGGATATCTGTCCTCGCCACATCGTGCCGACCCAGTTGAAGAACTTGATGCCGGTGGGTACGGCGATGAGGAAGGACATCAGGGAGAAGAACGGCAGCAGCACCGCGCCGGTCGCGAACATGTGGTGCGCCCAGACGACGACCGACAGGCCGGCGATGGCGATGAGCGCGAAGATCATGCCCTTGTAGCCGAACAGCGGCTTGCGGCTGAACACCGGGAGGATCTCGCTGACGATCGCGAAGAACGGCAGCGCGACGATATAGACCTCGGGATGGCCGAAGAACCAGAAGATGTGTTGCCAGAGGATGGCTCCGCCGTTGGCCGCGTCGAATATGTGGGCCCCGAACTTGCGGTCGGCCTCCAGGGCGAACAGCGCCGCGGTCAGCGGCGGGAAGGCGACCAGCACGAGGATCGACGTGACGAGGATGCCCCAGCAGAAGATCGGCATCCGGAACATCGTCATGCCGGGCGCGCGCATGGTGAACACAGTGGTCAGGAAGTTGACCGCGCCCAGGATCGTCGACAAACCCGAGATGATCAGGCCCATGATCCACAAGTCGTTGCCGACGTTGGGTGAGAACACCTCGCTGTTGAGCGGTGCGTAGGCGAACCAGCCGAAGTCGGCGCCACCGTCGGAGGTCAGGAAGCCGGAGACGACGACCAGGCCACCGAACAGGAACAGGTAGTAGCTGAGGATGTTGAGCCGCGGGAACGCCACGTCGGGCGCGCCGATCTGCAGCGGCATGATGACGTTGGCGAACCCGATGAACGTCGGCGTCGCGAACAGCAGCAGCATGATCGCGCCGTGGTTGGTGAACAGCTGGTTGTACTGCTCGTTGGACGTGAACTGCAGACCCGGCTGGGCCAGCTCCGTGCGCATCATCAGCGCCATCACGCCGGCCAGCAGGAAGAAGCCGAACGACGTGGACAGGTACATGTAGCCGATGACCTTGTGGTCGGTGCTCGTCATCCACTTGACCACGCGGCTGCCCGGCTCGACCTGCACCCGCCGCGGCCGCACGGTCTGGGTGGGGTGGAGGAGGGTCACTGGGTGCTCCCTGTCTGCTGCTGCTGCGCCGCCTTGACGAACGCGTCGTACTGGGCGGGCGTCACCGCCCGGACCGAGAACAACATCCGGTCGTGGTCGGCGCCGCAGTACTCCGCGCACTTGCCGTCGAAGACTCCGGTCTTCGTGACCGTCACCTCGAACTCGTTGTGCCGGCCGGGCACGACGTCGCGCTTGAACAGGAACGGAATCACCCAGAACGAGTGGATGACGTCGGGTGATGTCTCGACGAAGCGGATCGTGCGGTTGGTCGGGATGACGAGCTGCGGGATCTCACCGGGGCGGCCGGTGACCTGCAGCTTCTCGTTGACGTAGTTGAACTGCCAGTTCCACTGGAAGCCGACGACCCCGATGGTGACGTCGGGGTTCTTGGTGAGCTTGTTCTCGAAGTTCTCGGTGACCGCCGTGAAGTAGAACAGGTAGGCCACGACCACGACCGGCACGACCGTGTAGGCGATCTCGAGCGGGATGTTGTATTTCACCTGCCGCGGCAGCCGGTCCCCCTTGGCCCGGTAGGCAAGGGCGGCGAAGACGATCAGGAAGAGCACGAAGCCACCGACCGCCAGGCCCGCGACGAGGCTGCCCTGCCAGAGGCCGAGCGCGTGCTTGCCCTGGATCGTGACCGGCGCGGGCCATCCCCCGCGATACCACTGGTCGGCGTTGCACCCGGTCGCAGCGACCGCGAGCAGCAGACCGACCATCAGGCGCCGGGTCGTCCGGCCGAACCGGTGAGAACCCGCGCTGGGACGCTGAGAACGCACGCCTCGCCTTCCTGGAAGCCGTCCTGAGGACGGGGTGTCGATCCGCGGAAACACTACTGCACCAGCGGCTACCGCCCGCACCGGGCCATCATGGGTCGGTGGTCTTTCTGGACGCCGCCGCGGGGCTGCCCCTGCACCCCGTCGCGCGCCAGGCGCTGCTCGCCGCACTCGACGACGGATGGGCCGATCCCGGCCGGCTCTATGCCGAGGGGCGGCGGGCCCGGATGCTCCTCGACGGCGCCCGCGAGGCCGTCGCCGCCGTGATCGGCGCCCGCCCGGACGAGACCTTCTTCGCCGCGTCCGGGACGGCGGCCGTGCGGTCCGGGCTCGACGGTCTCCTCACCGCCCGCCGGCGCCAAGGCGACCGGCTGGTCGTCGCAGCCGTGGAGCACTCAAGCGTGCTGGCGAGCGGCCGGCGGCACGACCCCGACGGCAGCCGGACGGCGGTCGTGCCGGTCGACCGCACCGGCCGGGTCGACCCTGACGCATTCGCCGCGTCGCTCGCGCCCGGCACCGCCGTGGCCGCGCTGCAGACCGCCAACCACGAGGTCGGCACCGTGCAACCGGTCGCCGAGGTCGCGGCCGCCTGCGCGGCCGCCGGAGTGCCCCTGCTCTGCGACGCGGCGCAGTCGGTCGGTCGCGTGCCGGTCGACGTCGCCGCGCTGGAGGTGTCGGCTCTGGTCGCCAGCGCGCACAAGTGGGGCGGCCCGCCGGGTGTCGGCGTACTCGTCGTGCGCAAGGGCACCCGGTTCCGGCCGGCCGATCCGCCGGACGAGCGCAACCTGCCGGCGATCCTGGCCGCCGCCGCATCCCTGCAGGCACGCCTCGGCGAGATCGGCGAGGAGGCCGGGCGGCTCGATGCGCTCGTGACCAGGATCCGCGCCGAGGTGCCCCGAACAGTGCCCGACGTCGAGGTGGTCGGCGACCCGGTCAACCGGTTGCCGCACCTGGTCACGTTCTCCTGCCTCTACGTCGACGGGGAGGCGCTGCTGCTCGACCTGGACCGGGCCGGCTTCGCCGTGTCGTCCGGGTCGTCGTGCACCGCCGACACCATCCGCCCGTCGCACGTCCTGGAGGCGATGGGCGTGCTGTCGCACGGCAACGTCCGCGTTTCGCTGCACGCCGGCGTGACCGAGGACGACGTCGACCGGTTCCTCGGCGTGCTGCCGGAAATCGTGGGCCGGCTGCGCCAGGTGGCGGGCGTGGAGGGGTTGTGACGGCGCCAGCCGCCGAGCCGGCGCTGACGGTCGACGCGCGGGGCCGTCGCTGCCCGGTGCCGGTCATCGAGCTCGCCCGCCGGTTGCCCGAGGCAGCGGTCGGGGACGTGGTCGCGGTGCTCTCCGACGACGCGGCCGCGCGCGTCGACGTGCCCGCGTGGTGCCGGATGCGCGGCCAGGACTACCTCGGCGAGAGGGCGGTCGACGGCGGTACGGCGTACCTGGTGCGGCGGCTCAGCTGAGCGCCTTCTCCACGTCGGCCGCGGCGTCGTCGCCGTAGGTCGCACCCAGCCGGGCGAGGAACTCCGCGTGCTCCACGGCGTACTCCTGTGTGCCGACGGTCTCCAGGCAGTGGGTCGCGAGCACGGCGCCGACCTGGGCGGAGCGCTGCTCGTCGAGGCCGCGGGCGCGGGCGGCCAGGAACCCGGCCCGGAAGGCATCGCCGACGCCGGTCGGGTCGAGCTGCCGGCGTGCCGGGGTCACCGGGACCTCGAGCCTCGGCTCCCCACGGCGCTCGATGACGACGCCCTTGGCGCCGTGCGTGGTCACCCGCAGGTCGACGCGGTCGAGGATCTCGGCGGCGGTCCAGCCGCTCTTGGACTCGGTCATCGCCGCTTCGTACTCGTTGGTGAACAGGTACGCCGCACCTTCGATCAGGGTACGGATCTGCGTGCCGTCCAACGACGACAGCTGCTGGGAGGGGTCGGCCGCGAACGGGATGCCGCGGTCGCGGCACTCGCCGGTGTGGCGCAGCATGGCCTGCGGGTCGTTGGGGGCGACCACGACCAGATCGAGGCCGCCGGCCCGCCGGGCGATCGGCTCCAGCTCGATCTCGCGTGCCTCGGCCATGGCCCCGGCGTAGAACGACGCAATCTGGTTGTGGTCGCTGTCGGTCGTGCACACGAAGCGTGCGGTGTGGCGCAGTTCGGAGACGAGGACGCCGGTCGTGTCGACGCCATGGCGCTCGAGCCAGGAGCGGTAGTCGTCGAAGTCGGCGCCCACCGCGCCGACGAGGATCGGCCGCTGGCCCAGCTCGCCCATGCCGAAGCAGATGTTGGCCGCCACTCCCCCGCGGCGTACGTCGAGCTCCTCGACGAGGAACGACACCGACAGGTGGGCCAGCTGGTCAGGCAGCAGCTGCTCGGCGAACCGCCCGGGAAACGTCATCAGGTGGTCGGTCGCGATCGACCCGGTGACGGCTATGCGGGAGTCAGGCACCCGGAGAGACTAGTGGAGACACGACGGGACCGGTCGCTCGCCTGGCAAGGCCGCAGGAGCCACCGCGTGCCCTGAGGGCACGCACGGCGACGAGAACGCAGCCAGGCGGTCGTGCCGGCCCGTCGATCAGTGGAAGCTGTCGCCGCAGGCGCAGCTTCCGCTGGCGTTGGGGTTGTCGATGGTGAAGCCCTGCTTCTCGATCGTGTCGACGAAGTCGATGACCGCGCCGCCGAGGTAGGGGACGCTCATCTTGTCGACGACGACGCTGACCCCGCCGAAGTCGTTGACCTGGTCACCGTCGAGGTTGCGCTCGTCGAAGAACAGCTGGTAGCGCAGGCCGGAGCAGCCGCCCGGCTGCACGGCGACACGCAGCGCCAAGTCGGTGCGGCCCTCCTGCTCCAGCAGGTTCTTGACCTTCGCCGCGGCGGTGTCGGTCAGGACGATGGTCTGCTGTTCGGTGGACTCCGAGATGGTCATGCAAGGCTCCCAGTGCGCGTCGGTTTTCTGTCGCGTTCAACGGTGGGCTACCCACCGGCATTCCGACTACCACCCCATGCTCGCACACGGCGTGGCCGATCAAGCGTCGGCTGCGGCCTCCTGACGCGGCACCAACGGCTGCAGCGGGTGGTGGCACGCGACGTAGTGGTCGCCGCTGACCTGGCGCATCTCCGGCTCCTCGTCGGCGCACACCTGCGTCGCTCTCGGGCACCGGGTACGGAACCGGCAACCGCTCGGCGGGTCGGTCGGCGAG
It encodes:
- a CDS encoding amino-acid N-acetyltransferase; translation: MPVGFDVRRARTADVPAVRRLVDTYARQRILLDKPTVTLYEDVQEFWVADAAGTIAGCGALHVMWEDLAEVRTLAVDEAWRGRGVGHAVLDRLVEVARDLGVRRVFCLTFEVDFFARHGFVPIDGTPVAADVYAELLRSYDEGVAEFLDLDQVKPNTLGNTRMLLHLAPDPQ
- a CDS encoding acyl-CoA dehydrogenase family protein — protein: MVDAVSEEREELRRTVRAFLDDKSPESEVRRLMATDEGYDPAVWRQMAEQLGLQGLAIPEELGGHGYSFLELAVVLEEMGRALLCAPFFSTVALAATALLASGDDAAQKEHLPAIAAGQTIAAVALTEEGSDWTEAGVQLRAVKSGAGYRIDGEKLYVIDGHVADLILVAARTDAGVTLLAVPGDAAGLTRTPMVTMDATRKMARLSFDGTPATLVGADGRGWAGLRRTLDLAAAALASEQVGGAGRCLEMAGDYAKERVQFGRPIGSFQAVKHKLANLLMEVEQARSAAYYAAREAAEDGEDLALAAALAKSYCSDAYMHVAADNIQIHGGIGFTWEHPAHLYFKRAKTSQLLLGHPSYHRALVAEHVGI
- a CDS encoding acyl-CoA dehydrogenase family protein, which codes for MRWHIEDTPERAAFREQFRGWLREVLPAGWLEAVDGDDDAALAQVRTQWDLGSWQKTIGGSGYGAPLWPKEFGGLSGEPWMQQIVREELTRYRLPSVSINILGVGLAGPTLIEHGSEAQKERYLPKILTAEEIWCQLFSEPGSGSDLASLATRAVRDGDNWVVNGQKVWTTLAHVSRFGMLLARTDPEAPKHDGLTYFIVDMQSPGVEVRPLTQLTGSAEFNEVFFTDVVIPDANRVGAVGEGWRCARTTLMNERVALSGIALDRVAFMGGTRKDPWGSFLETVPHRESPLVRDRLAQLYIDNQVKEVTAFRAAAARAAGRPPGPEGSIGKVFNAELNQRRSEAAVDAAGMAGVAWMPGDQLAESRAQAYLRARANTIEGGTSEVLRSQIAERLLGLPREPEADKGQPWSQIRR
- a CDS encoding cytochrome c oxidase subunit 4, with the translated sequence MKIESYIFAFVAILLGGSGGVYWFTSHDPAGTALLVFGTALGVLVGSFILLSGRRVGPRPEDNPESEIAEGAGEVGFFSPHSWWPLPTAASAAVICVGIVYGWWLFLVGAVGLLIGVTGIVYEYYVNPEGPYE
- the ctaD gene encoding cytochrome c oxidase subunit I; translated protein: MTLLHPTQTVRPRRVQVEPGSRVVKWMTSTDHKVIGYMYLSTSFGFFLLAGVMALMMRTELAQPGLQFTSNEQYNQLFTNHGAIMLLLFATPTFIGFANVIMPLQIGAPDVAFPRLNILSYYLFLFGGLVVVSGFLTSDGGADFGWFAYAPLNSEVFSPNVGNDLWIMGLIISGLSTILGAVNFLTTVFTMRAPGMTMFRMPIFCWGILVTSILVLVAFPPLTAALFALEADRKFGAHIFDAANGGAILWQHIFWFFGHPEVYIVALPFFAIVSEILPVFSRKPLFGYKGMIFALIAIAGLSVVVWAHHMFATGAVLLPFFSLMSFLIAVPTGIKFFNWVGTMWRGQISLQTPMLFAIGFLITFLLGGVTGVMLASPPIDFHVTDSYFVVAHFHYVLFGTIVFSVFGGFYFWWPKFTGTMLNETLGKIHFWTTFIGFHTTFLVQHWLGVEGMPRRYADYLPSDGFTTLSTVSTIGAYILGISMFPFIWNVVRSWLGKNERALSDDPWGYGNSLEWATSCPPPRHNFISLPRIRSERPAFDLHYPQVTGVLEAGGAREIRE
- the coxB gene encoding cytochrome c oxidase subunit II encodes the protein MVGLLLAVAATGCNADQWYRGGWPAPVTIQGKHALGLWQGSLVAGLAVGGFVLFLIVFAALAYRAKGDRLPRQVKYNIPLEIAYTVVPVVVVAYLFYFTAVTENFENKLTKNPDVTIGVVGFQWNWQFNYVNEKLQVTGRPGEIPQLVIPTNRTIRFVETSPDVIHSFWVIPFLFKRDVVPGRHNEFEVTVTKTGVFDGKCAEYCGADHDRMLFSVRAVTPAQYDAFVKAAQQQQTGSTQ
- a CDS encoding aminotransferase class V-fold PLP-dependent enzyme; the protein is MVFLDAAAGLPLHPVARQALLAALDDGWADPGRLYAEGRRARMLLDGAREAVAAVIGARPDETFFAASGTAAVRSGLDGLLTARRRQGDRLVVAAVEHSSVLASGRRHDPDGSRTAVVPVDRTGRVDPDAFAASLAPGTAVAALQTANHEVGTVQPVAEVAAACAAAGVPLLCDAAQSVGRVPVDVAALEVSALVASAHKWGGPPGVGVLVVRKGTRFRPADPPDERNLPAILAAAASLQARLGEIGEEAGRLDALVTRIRAEVPRTVPDVEVVGDPVNRLPHLVTFSCLYVDGEALLLDLDRAGFAVSSGSSCTADTIRPSHVLEAMGVLSHGNVRVSLHAGVTEDDVDRFLGVLPEIVGRLRQVAGVEGL
- a CDS encoding sulfurtransferase TusA family protein, translating into MTAPAAEPALTVDARGRRCPVPVIELARRLPEAAVGDVVAVLSDDAAARVDVPAWCRMRGQDYLGERAVDGGTAYLVRRLS
- a CDS encoding carbohydrate kinase family protein yields the protein MTFPGRFAEQLLPDQLAHLSVSFLVEELDVRRGGVAANICFGMGELGQRPILVGAVGADFDDYRSWLERHGVDTTGVLVSELRHTARFVCTTDSDHNQIASFYAGAMAEAREIELEPIARRAGGLDLVVVAPNDPQAMLRHTGECRDRGIPFAADPSQQLSSLDGTQIRTLIEGAAYLFTNEYEAAMTESKSGWTAAEILDRVDLRVTTHGAKGVVIERRGEPRLEVPVTPARRQLDPTGVGDAFRAGFLAARARGLDEQRSAQVGAVLATHCLETVGTQEYAVEHAEFLARLGATYGDDAAADVEKALS
- the erpA gene encoding iron-sulfur cluster insertion protein ErpA → MTISESTEQQTIVLTDTAAAKVKNLLEQEGRTDLALRVAVQPGGCSGLRYQLFFDERNLDGDQVNDFGGVSVVVDKMSVPYLGGAVIDFVDTIEKQGFTIDNPNASGSCACGDSFH